Proteins found in one Acomys russatus chromosome 31, mAcoRus1.1, whole genome shotgun sequence genomic segment:
- the Wdr18 gene encoding WD repeat-containing protein 18 produces the protein MAAPMEVAVCTDSAAQQWSCVVWELHSGANLLTYRGGQAGPRGLALLNGEYLLAAQQGKNYICAWELQRKDQLQQKIMCPGPVTCLTTAPNGLYVLAGISESIYLWEVSTGNLLVILSRHYQDVSCLKFTGDGSHFVSGGKDCLVLAWSLCSVLQADPSRILAPRHVWSHHTLPITDLHCGFGGPMARVATASLDQTMKLWAISSGDLLLSVLFDVGITSVTMDLAEYHVFCGGSDGSIFQVDLCSWPGLREHSFQPEQSAGKVFKGHRNQVTCLSVSTDGSVLLSGSHDESVRLWDVKSKQCLRTVTLKGPVTNAAITLAPPGMLNPELRPSLPLPHFNKHLLGAEHGDEAQGSGLRLQLGLHLQGAEQSYLERLEQLQAVLSGYLDKNMLGNQMLPARVWELEEEVRNLRKINRDLFDFSTRIITRPSK, from the exons ATGGCGGCGCCCATGGAAGTGGCGGTGTGTACGGACTCCGCGGCGCAGCAATGGAGCTGTGTGGTGTGGGAGCTTCATTCGGGCGCCAACCTGCTCACCTATCGCGGCGGCCAAGCGGGGCCCAGGGGCCTGGCGCTGCTCAACGGCGAGTACCTGCTGGCGGCGCAGCAGGGCAAGAACTACATCTGCGCCTGGGAGCTGCAGCGCAAG GACCAGCTCCAACAGAAAATTATGTGTCCTGGGCCTGTCACCTGCCTGACCACAGCACCCAACGGCCTGTATGTCCTGGCAGGGATCTCAGAGAGCATCTACCTGTGGGAG GTCTCCACTGGGAACCTCCTGGTCATCCTCAGCCGTCACTACCAGGACGTGTCCTGCCTGAAGTTCACAGGTGACGGCAGCCACTTTGTTTCTGGGGGCAAGGACTGCCTGGTGCTGGCTTGGAGCCTCTGCAG TGTGCTTCAGGCAGACCCATCCAGGATCCTCGCCCCAAGGCATGTCTGGTCCCACCACACACTCCCGATCACAGACCTGCACTGCGGCTTTGGGGGCCCCATGGCCCGGGTGGCCACTGCTTCGCTGGACCAGACCATGAAG CTCTGGGCCATCTCCTCGGGAGACCTGCTGCTGTCTGTCTTGTTTGATGTGGGCATCACTTCGGTGACCATGGACCTGGCAGAGTACCATGTGTTCTGTGGAGGCAGCGATGGCTCCATCTTCCAGGTGGACTTGTGCAGCTGG CCCGGACTGAGGGAGCACAGCTTCCAGCCTGAGCAGAGCGCAGGGAAGGTCTTCAAAGGACACAG GAACCAAGTGACGTGCCTGTCGGTGTCCACGGACGGCAGTGTGCTCCTCTCCGGCTCCCATGACGAGTCCGTGCGACTGTGGGACGTGAAAAGCAAGCAGTGCTTGCGCACAGTCACCCTCAAAGGCCCAGTGACTAACGCAGCCATCACACTAGCCCCACCAGGCATGCTGAACCCAGAGCTGAGGcccagcctgcccctgcctcacttCAACAAGCACCTGCTGGGCGCTGAGCACGGAGACGAGGCCCAGGGTAGCGGCCTGCGCCTGCAGCTAGGCCTCCACCTGCAG GGAGCTGAGCAGAGCTACCTGGAGCGTCTGGAGCAGCTGCAAGCAGTGCTGTCCGGCTATCTGGATAAG AACATGCTAGGCAACCAGATGCTGCCAGCACGGGTTTGGGAGCTGGAAGAGGAGGTGCGCAACCTGCGCAAGATCAACCGCGACCTCTTCGACTTCTCTACGCGAATCATCACGCGGCCCTCTAAGTGA
- the Arid3a gene encoding AT-rich interactive domain-containing protein 3A — translation MQKRGTPVNRIPIMAKQVLDLFMLYVLVTEKGGLVEVINKKLWREITKGLNLPTSITSAAFTLRTQYMKYLYPYECERRGLSSPNELQAAIDSNRREGRRQSFGGSLFAYSPSGAHSMLSSPKLPVSSLGLAASTNGSSITPAPKIKKGESCEGKRLSLYFSL, via the exons ATGCAGAAGCGGG GCACGCCAGTGAACCGCATCCCCATCATGGCCAAGCAGGTCCTCGACCTGTTCATGCTGTACGTGCTGGTGACGGAGAAGGGCGGCCTGGTGGAGGTCATTAACAAGAAGCTGTGGCGGGAGATCACCAAGGGGCTGAACCTGCCGACCTCCATCACCAGCGCAGCCTTCACGCTGCGGACTCA GTACATGAAGTATCTTTACCCCTATGAGTGTGAGAGGCGAGGCCTGAGCAGCCCCAACGAGCTCCAGGCTGCCATCGACAGCAACCGTCGCGAGGGCAGGCGCCAGAGCTTTGGGGGCTCGCTCTTTGCCTACTCACCCAGCGGAGCCCACAGCATGCTATCCTCGCCCAAGCTACCAGTGTCTTCTTTGGGCCTCGCCGCCAGCACCAATGGCAGCTCCATCACCCCGGCGCCCAAGATTAAGAAAGGTGAATCATGTGAGGGGAAGAGGTTATCCCTTTATTTCTCCCTGTAA